From the genome of Leptotrichia sp. oral taxon 847:
AGTTTTAAAATTTGAAGAAAAACCAGATTTAGAAAAAGCAAAGGAATACTTAACAAGTGGTCAATATCTTTGGAACAGTGGAATGTTCGTTTGGAAAGTTTCAACAATTTTAGAAAATTTCAAAAAATTTTTGCCTGAAATCTATAAAAGTATAAAAAGAATTGGCGAAACTATTGGAACCCCAAATTATGATAAAGTTTTGAAGCAAGAATTTTTAAGCATTCCTTCAGAATCAATAGATTATGGAATTATGGAAAAAGCTGAAAATATTTATGTAATACCTGGAAATTTTGGTTGGGATGATGTTGGAAGCTGGTTATCATTAGAAAGAATAAATAAAACAAATCAAGATGGAAATGTAATAAATGGAAATGTAATTAGCATTAAAACTAAAAATTCAATAATTCAGGGAACTGAAAAATTAATTGCGACAATTGGATTGGAAGATATAATAATAGTTGATACAAAAGATGCAATACTAATTTGTAACAAAGATAATACTCAAGAAGTAAAAGCGGTAATAAATAATTTAAAAATATGCAACAGGACAGAGTATTTATAAAAATAAATAAAACTTTAGGAGGATAAAATTTTTATGAAAAAAGCTTTAATAACAGGAATAACAGGACAAGATGGTTCATATTTAGCAGAATTATTATTAGAAAAAGGATATGAAGTATATGGATTAGTTAGAAGAAAAAGTAGAACTAGTTTTGGAAATATAGAACATAGAAAAGATGAAATTAAATTTATATATGCTGATATGATAGATATTGTTTCATTAGT
Proteins encoded in this window:
- a CDS encoding mannose-1-phosphate guanylyltransferase/mannose-6-phosphate isomerase, producing MISVVIMAGGKGERFWPKSRVSMPKQFLSLTSDGKSMIQHTVERLKELVEIENVYIVTNELYVDLVKEHVSNIPNENIIVEPIAKNTAPCIALAAEYIAKKDKNAKMIVLPSDHLIKFNEIFIDTLKTALDVVEKGENLVTIGITPNYPETGYGYINFKKAQNLEHNVYEVLKFEEKPDLEKAKEYLTSGQYLWNSGMFVWKVSTILENFKKFLPEIYKSIKRIGETIGTPNYDKVLKQEFLSIPSESIDYGIMEKAENIYVIPGNFGWDDVGSWLSLERINKTNQDGNVINGNVISIKTKNSIIQGTEKLIATIGLEDIIIVDTKDAILICNKDNTQEVKAVINNLKICNRTEYL